Within the Thermosynechococcaceae cyanobacterium Okahandja genome, the region CAAAATCTTGGCAGCTACCGTTGGCGATCGCTGGCCATGCCGTGGTATTGGTCATGGTTTTGGTGCCCTTTCTTTGGCTCAGTGGTGGGTTTAGCGGTACGCCAACTACCGTCCCGAACCGTCAACCGGTACCGGGGTTTTTGCCCCAAGGTCGCCCTGTGGCACCGTAGAATGGGGTATTGGAAAATGACACCGTAGGACAACAGCCGTGACGTATCAAGTGGGTTTACTGGGGTTGGGCACAGTGGGAGGGGGCGTTGCCCAAATTCTCATGGATCCCACCGGACGGCACCCCCTCCTCAAGGAACTGGCGATCGCCCGCGTGGGGGTGCGAGATCCGGCAAAGCCTCGGGCAGTGTCCCTGGATCCGGCGTGTCTGACAACCGACCTCGAGGCGATCGTTAGTGATCCGGCAATTGATATTGTGGTCGAGGTCTTAGGGGGGATTGAACCGGCGCGATCGCTCATTCTCAAAGCCATTGCCCACGGCAAACATATTGTGACGGCCAACAAAGCCGTGATTGCCCGCCATGGGGCAGAAATTTTTGATGCCGCCACGGCGCAAGGGGTCTATGTCATGCTCGAGGCCGCCGTCGCTGGCGGTATTCCCGTCATTCAGGCGCTTAAGCAAAGCCTCGGGGCCAATCGCATCCATACGGTGACGGGTATTCTGAACGGCACCACTAACTACATCCTCACCCGCATGGAACAGGAGCGGGGGGACTTTGCCCCCATCTTGGCCGATGCCCAGCGCCTAGGCTATGCCGAAGCGGATCCGAGTGCCGATATTGATGGCCTAGATGCCGCCGATAAAATTGCCATTCTGGCGAGCTTGGCCTTTGGTGGTCGCATTCCGCGGGATCAGGTCTATTGTGAAGGCATTCGCCACGTCACAGCCGCCGATATTGCCTACGCCGATAAGTTGGGCTTTCGGATTAAACTGCTGGCGATCGCCCACCAAGCAGCAGATCAGCCCCTAGAAGTTCGGGTACACCCCACCCTTGTGCCCCTTGACCATCCCCTTGCGGGGGTGAGCGGAGTGTTTAACGCCATCCTGCTCGAGGCCACCCCCCTTGGCCAAGTCATGTTCTCTGGGCCTGGGGCGGGCGCGGGAGCCACCGCTAGCGCCGTTGTCGCCGATCTCATTAACATTGCCGCCCTGCTTCCTCAAGGGCGAGCCAACCATCCCCTGCTCACCTGCCAGCACGATCGCGTTGTGCCCCTGTTACCCATCACCAACGTCAACAGCCGCTTTTATGCCCGCGTCCATGCCCAAGATCACCCGGGTGTTCTCGGTAAATTAGGCACCTGTTTTGGCAACCATAACGTCAGCCTTGAATCCTTGGTGCAAATTGGGGCGCATCACGAACTTGCCGAAATTGTCATTGTCACCCATCAAGTGCGCGAAGGGGAATTCCGGCAGGCCATGGCCGAAATTAGTAGTATGCCCGATATTGAAGCCATCCCCTCTATTTTGCGCGTGTTGGGGGACTCGGTTTAGGCGACCTCCCGCACCAAATCGTAGAGCAACTCCGAGGGAATTCCGGCGGCTAATAACAGCCGTGGTAAGGTGGGCAGCACCCGACAGGCGCGGCAATCTTGACTCACCACGTCGTTACGTTCAGAGCCTCTACCTCTTGAAAATGAGCATCACGTGTGACTAGGATTAGGTCGTGCTGTAGGGCAAATGCGGCTACCCAGACATCGTTTTCCGGCAACGGACGTCCCCTGAGCTTCAACCTATTTTTGACTTCGCCATAGTGCTGGGCGGTGCCTGTATCGCACACTAGTATTGCACTGGCGGCAACGAGTTCATCCACTCTGGCTAAGTTGGCACTAACTCGGCCTGATTTTCTGGCACCGTAGTATAGCTCACCAATCACAATACTTGGAATAAAAACCTCACTGGCTTGAACAAGGTGATCTTTGACTGTCACATCATCTGCAAACAGAGCAATAACGATGTTGGTATCGAGTAAAAACCTACCACTCATCCAAATTTGGCTGCTCACAACCTTCTTCAATAGATTTATCCATCCACTGAAGATCATCAGCAGGAATTGAGCCAGCAAAACGTAATAACTGCTGTCCTGGTGTACCTCGTACCTGTTCTTTCGCTAAGGCTCGCGCAAATTCAAGCACTTGCCACTGCAAATGCTGAGGCATTCCCCTCAATTGTTCAATGACCGCTTCGACGATTGGCATGTCCATAGTGTGCTCCCTAGGTCTGATCCTACACAGCAAACACCAAGAACAGTCAAGTACTATCAGATTCGGTTTAGGCAACCTCCCGCACCAAATCGTAGAGCAACTCCGAGGGAATTCCGGCGGCTAATAACAGCCGTGGTAAGGTGGGCAACACCCGACAGGCGTGGCGAATAAACTCGTGAATCCACCGTTGCAGGGTCTCTACCTGCCTTTCACTCAGGAGGCGATCGGCGTACATGGGCGATAAACACTGACCCAGATCCGTATCTGCGGAGCACTGCTCTAGCCGGATTTGGCTTAACCAACCGTCCTTGGGGCGGGTCAGCAACCAGTAGTTGCGCACAATCATCTTGCCGAGGTAGCGCTCTGTAACTTTCGTAATCTCGTGAATGTACTGGGCATACTGCCGCAACGTGATGGGCGTAGTCGAGGCTACCGTTGTCGGACTAGGGGGGTCTTCACCGTCACTAAAAATTGCGGTTAACTGAGCCACCGTATCAGTGGCAAGGGGTAAATCATGGGCAACTAAGCGAAAAATTTTCTGTTCAATCGTTTTTAAGTGGTGAGTTTGTTGCGGCGCATTAAGTTTGATTTTCCGATGTAACTCAATCAGAAATTCCAATTCATTGAGTTGAGGATAGGTTAAGTAATCTAACTTTATATAGCGCTCTACCTGATCCTCCGGTGATCCCAACCATGGTTGGTCATGATCCCGTAGATGAGCTTGGATTGTTGGGTGCGCTGCCAGCAAGCGACGCACATAATAGCGGGTTGCAGGGGACACATTCATAGGGCACGACACCTCCTCGAAACATGCATACACACTAAAAGGGGGAAGCGACCTAGAAGTCGCTCTAGCAGGCAGTTCCAAGACATAGTTTTAAGATTATTAAGACATTAAAAAATTGTTAAGTTTATAGACCTCATCCTAAAAGCACTCATACTCTGAGGCAGTTAAATCGGCAGAAACACAAAAATAACTAAACCAGATATTAATAAACGAAGCTATCAGCGGCCTAACTGCGTGATGCAATATTTATGTTTTTGTTATAAGTGCTGCAAATGGTCACCGTCAAGTATTGATTGATACAAATGGTTTGTTTGTTAAAATCCCTTGACCTTGACAATGCATGAGGGGCAGTCATTGCAGGAATCCTAAAAACTTACTGAAGTTTGGGTACTGCGGTGCACGGGGGGGTGAGTGTAGGATGGGGAAGGCGTTACTCTACACAGATTGGCTGCGGTATGCCCCGTCGTACAGATATTTCTAAAATCCTGATTATTGGTTCTGGTCCGATTGTCATTGGTCAAGCCTGTGAGTTTGACTATTCCGGTACCCAAGCCTGTAAGGCGCTGCGGGAGGAAGGGTATGAGGTGGTTTTAATTAACTCCAATCCGGCAACGATCATGACGGATCCGGAAACCGCGGATCGCACCTATATTGAACCGCTCACCCCTGAGATCGTAGAAAAGGTGATTGCTGCCGAGCGACCCGATGCCCTGCTGCCGACAATGGGCGGCCAAACGGCGCTGAACTTGGCGGTAATGTTGGCCAAGTCAGGGGTTCTGGAGCGCTACGGTGTGGAGTTAATTGGTGCTAAGCTCCCGGCCATTGAAATGGCGGAGGATCGCAAGCTCTTTAAGGAGGCGATGCAGCGTATTGGCGTGGGGGTGTGTCCTTCCGGTTTGGCCAATACCCTCGAAGAGGCACGGGCGATCGCCCAACAAATTGGCGTGTATCCCCTAATTATTCGCCCCGCCTTTACCCTCGGTGGCACGGGGGGCGGCATTGCCTATAACCAAGAGGAATTTGAAGAAATTGCCATGGCCGGTCTCGATGCTAGTCCGGTGTCGCAAATTTTAATTGAGCAGTCCCTCATTGGCTGGAAAGAGTACGAACTAGAAGTGATGCGGGACATGGCGGACAATGTGGTGATTATCTGCTCGATTGAAAACCTTGATCCGATGGGGGTGCACACGGGCGACTCCATTACCGTCGCGCCTGCCCAGACCCTCACGGATAAGGAGTACCAGCGGCTGCGGGATGCCTCAATTAAGATCATTCGCGAAATTGGCGTGGAAACGGGGGGATCAAACATTCAGTTTGCCGTTAACCCGGAAACGGGTGAGGTGATTGTCATTGAAATGAACCCACGGGTCTCCCGCTCGTCGGCTCTGGCCTCGAAAGCCACTGGGTTTCCAATTGCCAAAATGGCCGCCAAGTTAGCGGTAGGCTACACGCTGCCGGAGATCCCCAACGACATCACGAAGAAAACCCCAGCTAGCTTTGAACCCACCATTGACTACGTGGTCACTAAAATTCCTCGCTTTGCCTTTGAAAAGTTTCCGGGATCGCAGCCGGTCTTGACCACGCAAATGAAATCTGTCGGTGAGGCGATGGCCATTGGCCGCACGTTTCAAGAATCGTTACAAAAAGCCTTGCGTTCCTTGGAAACGGGTCGAGCCGGTTGGGGGTGCGATCGCCCCGAGAAACTGCCGAGCCTAGAGCAACTGCGGGGCAAACTGCGGACACCCAATCCCGAGCGTATCTTTGCTATCCGCCATGCCTTTTTGCTGGGGATGAGCGTCGAGGAAATCTACGAACTCACCGCCATTGATCCGTGGTTTCTGCGCCAGATGCAGGGGCTACTCGAGACCGAAAAGTTGCTCAAGCGCACCAAGCTCGAGCAGTTAACCGCTGCGGATCTGTGGCAAATCAAGCAGCAGGGTTTTAGCGATGCCCAAATTGCCTACGCCACCAAAACCACCGACGATCAGGTGCGTGCCTACCGTCAATCCTTGGGGGTGGTGCCCGTCTATAAAACCGTTGATACCTGTGCCGCCGAGTTTGAAGCCTATACCCCCTACTACTACTCCGCCTACGAACAACCCACCGAGCGCATTAACTTGGATACGGGCGAACTGGAGGTACAGCCCCCCGAGTCGGAAGTGCTCCCCCCCAAAAAGCCACGGGTGATGATTCTGGGGTCAGGGCCCAACCGCATTGGTCAAGGGATTGAATTTGACTATTGCTGCTGCCATGCCTCCTACGCCCTGCAAGCGGATGGCTACGAAACCATCATGGTCAACTCAAACCCAGAAACAGTTTCTACCGACTACGACACGAGCGATCGCCTGTACTTTGAACCCCTCACCAAAGAGGATGTGCTCAACATCATTGAAGTCGAGCGCCCCGTCGGGATCATTATCCAATTTGGCGGCCAAACCCCCCTCAAGCTGGCCCTACCGCTGCAAACCTACCTGAGTGAGCACGGCGAAGCCCTAGGCACCAAAATTTGGGGCACCTCCCCGGACTCCATTGATATTGCCGAAGACCGGGAACGCTTTGAAAAAATTCTGCGGCATCTCGATATTCCTCAGCCCCCCAACGGCACAGCTCGCAGCTACAGCGAAGCCCTCACCATTGCCCAGCGCATTAGCTATCCGGTCGTGGTGCGCCCCAGCTACGTCTTGGGCGGTCGAGCCATGGAAATTGTCTATTCCGATGCCGAACTTGAACGCTACATGACCGAAGCGGTACAGGTGGAACCCGATCGCCCCATCCTCATTGATAAATACCTCGAAAATGCCATTGAAGTGGATGTGGATGCCATTGCCGATGCCACCGGAGCCGTAGTCATTGGCGGCATTATGGAGCACATCGAACAAGCGGGGATTCACTCCGGCGACTCCGCCTGTAGCTTGCCCTGCCAGTCCCTTAGCCCCCAAGTGCTACAGACCATCCGCACTTGGAGTATGGCCCTTGCCAAAGCCCTCAAGGTGGTTGGCCTAATGAACTTACAGTTGGCCGTCCAAGGGGATCAGGTTTATATCCTTGAAGCGAACCCCCGCGCCTCACGCACGGTGCCCTTTGTCTCCAAGGCCATTGGTATTCCCTTAGCCAAAATTGCCGCTCGCCTCATGTCCGGTAAAACCTTGGCAGAGCTAAATCTCCTGAGCGAAACCATCCCGAACCACGTGGCGGTTAAGGAAGCGGTACTCCCCTTTGAAAAATTTGCTGGAACCGATACCGTGCTCGGTCCGGAAATGCGCTCCACCGGTGAGGCCATGGGCATTGACTTGGATTTTGGCACCGCCTTTGCCAAGTCCCAGTTCTCAGCAAATCAAAAGCTACCCCTCAGCGGCACCGTGTTTGTCTCCATGAGCGATCGCGACAAGGCTGCCATTGTCCCCGTCGTACAGGAATTACAGTCCCTTGGTTTTCGGATCATTGCCACCGAAGGCACCCGCAATGCCCTGATGGAGGCGGGCCTAGAGGGGATTGAGCTGATTCTGAAACTGCACGAAGGGCGACCCAATGTTCTTGACGCCATTAAGAATGAGCAGATTGATCTCATTCTGAATACTCCCTCTGGCGAAGAAGCCCGCGCCGATGGTCGCCTCATCCGCCGCACCGCCTTGGCCTACAAAATCCCCATTGTGACCACCATCGCCGGTGCCAAAGCTACCGCAGCGGCGATCAAAACCCTGCAAACCTCAGAACTGAGCGTGCGTGCCCTGCAAGACTATCACTCTGCCTAATGCTCAATGTTGGGTTTGGTAACTATGTAGCGCCCAGTCGGGTGTTGGCGATCGTCAGCCCCGACTCCGCGCCCATCAAGCGCCTGATCATGGAAGCGCGACAGCAGCAGCACCTCATTGATGTCACCCATGGACGGCGCACACGAGCCGTACTAATGTTAGACAACGCCACCATTGTTCTGTCTGCCCTGCATCCAGAAACCTTGGCCAGCCGCCTGAGCCAACCCCCACCCACATAGACTGGTTCTAGGCGTGCACATGGCCATCAGGCATAATGGCACCGCTAAGGCGGGCACCGGTGAGTTTCACCAGCAGTCGATTCCCCTGACTCATTTTGGCGCCCCGCAGATCTGCACCGCGCAGATCCGCACCGCTAAGATCCGCACCAATCAGGTTGGCCTCTTGCAAGTCCGCGTAGCTGAGGTCCGCCTGTAATAAATTCGCCCGAAAGAGATTGGCATGGCGTAAATTAGCACGGTGTAATATCACCCGGTGCAAAAAGGCATCACTCAGGTCGGCATAGCTCAGGTTGGCATGGCTGAGGTTGCGGCCTTCAAAATCTTTTTCACTCAGGTTTGCCCCCTGGAGGTTGACCCCCGACATATCCTTGTGGGGCGGGGTGGTGCGGGGCGGTTCCGGTGGGGGTGGGGCGGCAGTTCGTTGGCGAGTGTAGGTGCCATAGGTGTGGTTGTGCCGCTGCGAGTAGCCGCTGCTACTATAACCACTACTGTGCTGTTCCTCGTGGGAGGTGTGGTAACTGCGGTAGGCGTAAGGATTAGACTGGTAATGGTAACTACTGCGATACTCCCGCGGTGGGTTGGCTGTGGTGGTAGTGCTTGCTTGGCGATAACTCTGCCGCTGATTTGGCCGCGCCGTTGCTTGGCTACCGTACTTGTGAATGTGCTGCCGCAGTTGATCGCGAGCGTCGTTAATTTGCTTAATTTTTTCTTGGGCTTTTTCCACCAAGCGCACGTTATCTTTGGGGATGCGATCCGGATGCCAAATGAACACGAGATCCCGATAAGCACGGTTCACGTCCTCTAGGGTTGCCCCCGGTTCTAGCTCCAGTACCCGGTAACATGTCTCTATATCGAGCATCCTTACGACGGCCTATCATGGATAGTGACAATTCTAGCGGTGGGGTCGCCCCCCTTGGGTTGAGAAAGAATGCGCTAATATTAACTTATGTAAAAACTCTTCATAATTTTGCATCGGAGGATGGCGATCCGTGAGTAAGCAATGGCGTAATGCAGGTTTGTACGTTCTTTTAACGATTGTTGTGTTGGCGTTGGCCACCGCCTTTTTCGATCGCCAGCCCACCACCAAGCAGACATGGGCTTACAGTCAGCTTATCCAAGAAGTCGAGAACAAGCAAGTTAGCAAGATTAGTATCAGCCCCGATCGCGCCCAAGCCCAGGCCATTACCCAAGACGGCACGCGGGTATTAGTGAACCTGCCCAACGATCCGCAGTTGCTGGACATCCTCGCCAGTAACAATGTGGATATTTCGGTGCTGCCCCAAAGTAACGATGGGTTTTGGTTCCGCGCTCTGAGTAGCCTGCTAGTGCCCATTGGTCTGCTCGTGCTGCTGTTTTTCCTGCTGCGGCGTGCCCAAGCCGGCCCCGGCAACCAAGCGATGAACTTTGGTAAGTCGCGGGCACGGGTACAAATGGAACCCCAAACCCAAGTCACCTTTAACGACGTGGCGGGTATTGACCAAGCCAAGCTAGAACTCGGTGAAGTGGTGGAATTCCTCAAGTACGCCGATCGCTTCACGGAAGTGGGTGCCAAGATCCCCAAAGGGGTGCTGTTGGTGGGGCCGCCCGGAACCGGTAAAACCCTACTAGCGCGAGCGGTTGCCGGTGAGGCCGGGGTGCCCTTCTTCTCAATCTCCGGCTCGGAGTTTGTGGAAATGTTTGTCGGCGTGGGTGCCTCGCGGGTGCGGGATCTCTTTGAACAAGCCAAGGCAAATGCCCCTTGTATTGTCTTTATTGATGAAATTGACGCGGTAGGTCGGCAGCGGGGCGCGGGTCTCGGGGGTGGCAACGACGAGCGGGAGCAAACCCTGAACCAACTCCTGACGGAAATGGATGGGTTCGAGGGCAATACCGGCATTATCATTATTGCCGCCACAAACCGTCCCGATGTCTTGGATGCGGCACTGCTGCGCCCGGGGCGCTTCGATCGCCAAGTGGTGGTGGATCGGCCCGACTACAAAGGGCGGCTAGATATTCTCAAAGTCCATGCCCGTGGCAAAACCTTAGCCAAGGATGTGGATCTCGATAAAATTGCTCGCCGTACCCCCGGCTTTACGGGTGCCGATCTGTCGAACCTGCTCAACGAAGCGGCGATCCTTGCCGCCCGTCGCAACCTCACCGAAATTTCCATGGATGAGATTAACGATGCCATTGACCGCGTGCTGGCCGGCCCCGAGAAAAAAGACCGCGTTATGAGCGAGCGGCGCAAAACCCTTGTGGCTTACCATGAAGCGGGTCACGCCCTTGTGGGGGCGCTGATGCCTGACTACGATCCGGTGCAAAAAGTGAGCATTATTCCCCGCGGTCGGGCCGGTGGCTTAACGTGGTTTACCCCCAACGAAGATCAGATGGACTCCGGCCTCTACAGCCGTGCTTACCTACAAAATCAGATGGCGGTCGCCTTGGGCGGTCGGATTGCCGAAGAAATTATCTTTGGCGAAGAAGAGGTGACCACTGGCGCTTC harbors:
- a CDS encoding homoserine dehydrogenase, whose amino-acid sequence is MTYQVGLLGLGTVGGGVAQILMDPTGRHPLLKELAIARVGVRDPAKPRAVSLDPACLTTDLEAIVSDPAIDIVVEVLGGIEPARSLILKAIAHGKHIVTANKAVIARHGAEIFDAATAQGVYVMLEAAVAGGIPVIQALKQSLGANRIHTVTGILNGTTNYILTRMEQERGDFAPILADAQRLGYAEADPSADIDGLDAADKIAILASLAFGGRIPRDQVYCEGIRHVTAADIAYADKLGFRIKLLAIAHQAADQPLEVRVHPTLVPLDHPLAGVSGVFNAILLEATPLGQVMFSGPGAGAGATASAVVADLINIAALLPQGRANHPLLTCQHDRVVPLLPITNVNSRFYARVHAQDHPGVLGKLGTCFGNHNVSLESLVQIGAHHELAEIVIVTHQVREGEFRQAMAEISSMPDIEAIPSILRVLGDSV
- a CDS encoding type II toxin-antitoxin system VapC family toxin, translated to MSGRFLLDTNIVIALFADDVTVKDHLVQASEVFIPSIVIGELYYGARKSGRVSANLARVDELVAASAILVCDTGTAQHYGEVKNRLKLRGRPLPENDVWVAAFALQHDLILVTRDAHFQEVEALNVTTW
- the carB gene encoding carbamoyl-phosphate synthase large subunit, with the translated sequence MPRRTDISKILIIGSGPIVIGQACEFDYSGTQACKALREEGYEVVLINSNPATIMTDPETADRTYIEPLTPEIVEKVIAAERPDALLPTMGGQTALNLAVMLAKSGVLERYGVELIGAKLPAIEMAEDRKLFKEAMQRIGVGVCPSGLANTLEEARAIAQQIGVYPLIIRPAFTLGGTGGGIAYNQEEFEEIAMAGLDASPVSQILIEQSLIGWKEYELEVMRDMADNVVIICSIENLDPMGVHTGDSITVAPAQTLTDKEYQRLRDASIKIIREIGVETGGSNIQFAVNPETGEVIVIEMNPRVSRSSALASKATGFPIAKMAAKLAVGYTLPEIPNDITKKTPASFEPTIDYVVTKIPRFAFEKFPGSQPVLTTQMKSVGEAMAIGRTFQESLQKALRSLETGRAGWGCDRPEKLPSLEQLRGKLRTPNPERIFAIRHAFLLGMSVEEIYELTAIDPWFLRQMQGLLETEKLLKRTKLEQLTAADLWQIKQQGFSDAQIAYATKTTDDQVRAYRQSLGVVPVYKTVDTCAAEFEAYTPYYYSAYEQPTERINLDTGELEVQPPESEVLPPKKPRVMILGSGPNRIGQGIEFDYCCCHASYALQADGYETIMVNSNPETVSTDYDTSDRLYFEPLTKEDVLNIIEVERPVGIIIQFGGQTPLKLALPLQTYLSEHGEALGTKIWGTSPDSIDIAEDRERFEKILRHLDIPQPPNGTARSYSEALTIAQRISYPVVVRPSYVLGGRAMEIVYSDAELERYMTEAVQVEPDRPILIDKYLENAIEVDVDAIADATGAVVIGGIMEHIEQAGIHSGDSACSLPCQSLSPQVLQTIRTWSMALAKALKVVGLMNLQLAVQGDQVYILEANPRASRTVPFVSKAIGIPLAKIAARLMSGKTLAELNLLSETIPNHVAVKEAVLPFEKFAGTDTVLGPEMRSTGEAMGIDLDFGTAFAKSQFSANQKLPLSGTVFVSMSDRDKAAIVPVVQELQSLGFRIIATEGTRNALMEAGLEGIELILKLHEGRPNVLDAIKNEQIDLILNTPSGEEARADGRLIRRTALAYKIPIVTTIAGAKATAAAIKTLQTSELSVRALQDYHSA
- a CDS encoding DUF370 domain-containing protein, giving the protein MLNVGFGNYVAPSRVLAIVSPDSAPIKRLIMEARQQQHLIDVTHGRRTRAVLMLDNATIVLSALHPETLASRLSQPPPT
- a CDS encoding pentapeptide repeat-containing protein; protein product: MLDIETCYRVLELEPGATLEDVNRAYRDLVFIWHPDRIPKDNVRLVEKAQEKIKQINDARDQLRQHIHKYGSQATARPNQRQSYRQASTTTTANPPREYRSSYHYQSNPYAYRSYHTSHEEQHSSGYSSSGYSQRHNHTYGTYTRQRTAAPPPPEPPRTTPPHKDMSGVNLQGANLSEKDFEGRNLSHANLSYADLSDAFLHRVILHRANLRHANLFRANLLQADLSYADLQEANLIGADLSGADLRGADLRGAKMSQGNRLLVKLTGARLSGAIMPDGHVHA
- the ftsH3 gene encoding ATP-dependent zinc metalloprotease FtsH3, yielding MSKQWRNAGLYVLLTIVVLALATAFFDRQPTTKQTWAYSQLIQEVENKQVSKISISPDRAQAQAITQDGTRVLVNLPNDPQLLDILASNNVDISVLPQSNDGFWFRALSSLLVPIGLLVLLFFLLRRAQAGPGNQAMNFGKSRARVQMEPQTQVTFNDVAGIDQAKLELGEVVEFLKYADRFTEVGAKIPKGVLLVGPPGTGKTLLARAVAGEAGVPFFSISGSEFVEMFVGVGASRVRDLFEQAKANAPCIVFIDEIDAVGRQRGAGLGGGNDEREQTLNQLLTEMDGFEGNTGIIIIAATNRPDVLDAALLRPGRFDRQVVVDRPDYKGRLDILKVHARGKTLAKDVDLDKIARRTPGFTGADLSNLLNEAAILAARRNLTEISMDEINDAIDRVLAGPEKKDRVMSERRKTLVAYHEAGHALVGALMPDYDPVQKVSIIPRGRAGGLTWFTPNEDQMDSGLYSRAYLQNQMAVALGGRIAEEIIFGEEEVTTGASNDLQQVARVARQMVTRFGMSDRLGPVALGRQSGNVFLGRDIMAERDFSEETAATIDDEVRNLVEQAYRRAKEVLVNNRHVLDQIAQVLIEKETIDAEELQSILDRNDVKMAAIP